From the genome of Amycolatopsis sp. NBC_01488, one region includes:
- a CDS encoding non-ribosomal peptide synthetase, producing the protein MSTRRPDLSDEQNALLARLLRGSKGAIARPAGPALERRPAGEAPVLSFAQQRLWFLDRLQPGAVAYVMPEATYRITGPLDPAALETALRMVFDRHTVLRSRFPEADGGPRVDHVESIPLRHVDLSGTPDPVAAATEFTRTEGGTPFDLATGPLVRTTLLKLADDDHVLQTTVHHSVFDGWSMDVYGRDLGIAYRAARTGTAPAWRDLPVGYADFAAWQREALSGAATEALSAHWREVLDGAPQVLELLTDRPRPPVPSQRGGTVGFTVPAATAEALRALSREHGASLFMTTLAAYQVLLGRYGQTGDVVVGVPTAGRTRPELEDLIGFFVNSLPLRADVRRERTFTQLLASTREAVLDAFAHQDLPFEKLVEDLAPERDLSRNPIVQTWFDLFTPRTTLHVDGARAERFVPPWTTTRFDLELHLLDQPDGTLTGQLVYAVDLFERTTAERFARHYRTLLEAVATDPGRALRDVTFSDTGERERLLRGWNDTATGDDLDGTVTDAFERQAAAMPDALALVSGDERVTFGELNARANRIAWALREHGVGADDVVGLFLPRGTDLIVGLLGVLKAGGAYLPLDWELPDDRLHYMLGNAGTTLAVTDDDLAARLPDGVRPVLPGAFPGTNPPRTTTADNLIYVIYTSGSTGRPKGVAMTHRPLRNLIGWQLGRCGVAGPTLQFSAINFDISFQELFTSWLGGEPVTLVTEQQRRDGAQLLDVMVATGVRRLFCPPMVLEQIAQAAADREVLPPLAEIQTAGEQLHLGDEILDLLDRLPGVRVDNQYGPTEAHVITAHLLTGDPYAWPAAPPVGGPIANTRVYVLDEDLRPVPVGIPGEVYVGGVCLARGYLNRSDLTADRFVPDPFGTEPGGRLYRTGDVASWGDDGALRFHGRADDQVKIRGYRIEPGEIEAVLAGHPGVREAAVVPVELVAGDLRLAAYVVAAGEPPADHALRAYLEQQLPDYMVPGYLMFLPALPLTGPGKLDRKALPRPDREAGAVRGYTAPRTRAEAAMAEIWTAVTGLPRVGVHDDFFELGGHSLLATRVIARVNREFGIDLPLRAIFSHRTVARLTAAVHGGPAAAPTRPPLKPRDADGPAVPSFAQQRLWFIDRLQPGSVAYVMPDTTYRIRGPLDPVTLQSALHRVFERQAVLRSRFTEVGGQPRLVFDDPATIPLGHLDLSGEPDPQAAALDFTLAAAREPFTLTEPLVRVTLLRLGEHDHVLQMTVHHSVFDGWSMRVFEEDLSAALRSGEPGWEPLAVDYADFAAWQRETLTEDVIAAHAAYWRDRLAGAPPALELCTDKPRPPLPSHRGATVRFTLPAALVTRLRELARRHDATLFMLTVAAYQVLLGRYAASDDVVVGCPSAGRDLPELEPLVGFFVNSVPLRADLSGDPQFTRLLAQVRDTTLDAFAHQELPFERLVEELAPPRDLSRNPVIQAWFDLFTPACALRVDGASTERFTPRWATTRFDLELHLVEDADGGVTGDLVHALDLFDDATMAGFAEHYATLLGAVADAPERPLSGLAVAGQSEVDRVRGWNDASALPEPATETVVERFARTARRTPDAVALIAGSTRLTYRETAARAARIAGALAARGAGPETLVAVCLRRTADLPVTLLAVATAGAGYVTLDPAHPAGRRHSLTADSGALLVIAEDDDGYPAPVVAVADLERAPAAPVTPAGPGNALYVVYTSGSTGRPKGVVMQHGPTATLMRWAEDRYPRQPVSLQYFPVTSDVCSYELWSTWWTGGCAVLADEDDRLDPDRVAALIERHGITTVLLPGAMLDEVAARRPRGLRQVITTGDRLAITDAIRELGVPVDNQWGSTEVNVVTAERLSPPSDAWPDAPGIGVPVSEGRIHVLDERLRPVPVGVPGELYVGGPQAARGYLGRPDLTAAVFLPDPFAGPGARMYRTGDRGRWRPDGTLEFLGRTDFQLKVHGYRVEPGEIEAVLRDHPAVHRAVVVAHPTGTGPRLAGYASPDAGQEVSEGELREHLRRRLPDQLVPDALLVLPRLPVTGTGKVDRAALPVPAFGAAGSAAPRHETDERVLAVWREVLGRDDIGVRDSFFDLGGHSLLCVQVLTRVSQEFAVDLPLSSMFSHRTVAELADLIATTGTSARPLRPAPEGTRPVPSSAQQRLWFLEQLQPGMPAYLVHCTYRLHGPLDADALARAFAQVQLRHSVLRSHLPDERTVVVDPEPVPLEIVDVSGAPDPRGAAHDRAAESAAPPFDLATGPLVRGTLFRLGTDDHVLHIVVHHVVFDGVSRRILTRDLAAAYRAEALPALPVQYADYAAWQRETLATGDQVAYWRTALRDAPPAIELATDHPRPPVPSARGASVAFTIPEPTNTALRALAGTHRATLFMTTLAAFQVLLGRYARTDDVVVGCPTANRTRAEVANLVGFFVNVLPLRADLSGAPTFARLLDAVRDTTLAGFAHQDLPFEQLVEELAPPRDLSRNPVVQVWFQLFETDALDELTLPGVRVSPFLEEARTTRFDLELHLLTGPGGTLTAELVYATDLFEAGTMRRFAAHYATLLDEIAGDADRPVPDIPVANPAELHQVLAGWNDTAEAFGEATLAERFEDQVRRTPDALAVVGAQRYTYAELNARANRLAALLRERGAGPDDVVAVALPRGADLVTALLGVVKAGAAYLPVDPALPAGRVTAMLERAKAKLVVGHSGIQPGDSDPYPAGNPPRTSTVDNLVYVIHTSGSTGTPKGVALGMRSLLNLVDWHHRTYRPGPADVVTQVASPSFDAAGWEIWPALLSGACLHIPPDETVQVPSALAKHFADAGTTMAFVPTPLAEALMTEPAAPALRVLLTGGDALRAHPGADPGVPVVNHYGPTENAVVATATGVLVPPWEVPPIGAPIANVRAYVLDDALRPVGAGMPGELCLGGVGVARGYVGDPAATAERFVPDPFGEPGARLYRTGDLVRWLPTGTLQFLGRIDDQIKVHGYRIEPGEVEAALLTCPGVTAAVVAVSGEQLAGYLVGDPPEPAQLRARLAEILPRHMIPAVFGTLDRVPRTRSGKVDRRALPALHRQSETEVAPRDPVEEAIAGIWAEVLGVERVSVHDDFFDLGGHSLLGTRVVVRIEDAFGVRLPMRVVFERRTVAELATEVTAAVRAEIEQMPDEQVTTELR; encoded by the coding sequence ATGTCGACGCGACGCCCGGATCTGTCGGACGAGCAGAACGCGCTGCTCGCCCGGCTGCTGCGCGGCTCGAAGGGTGCCATCGCCCGGCCCGCCGGCCCGGCACTGGAACGGCGGCCGGCCGGCGAAGCGCCGGTGCTGTCGTTCGCGCAGCAGCGGCTGTGGTTCCTCGACCGGCTGCAGCCCGGTGCGGTCGCGTACGTCATGCCCGAAGCGACGTACCGGATCACCGGCCCGCTCGACCCGGCCGCACTGGAAACCGCGCTGCGGATGGTGTTCGACCGGCACACCGTGCTGCGGTCACGCTTCCCGGAGGCCGACGGCGGCCCCCGCGTCGACCACGTCGAGAGCATCCCCCTGCGCCACGTCGACCTCTCGGGCACCCCCGACCCCGTGGCCGCGGCGACGGAGTTCACCCGCACCGAAGGCGGCACGCCGTTCGACCTGGCCACCGGTCCGCTGGTGCGGACGACGCTGCTCAAGCTGGCCGACGACGACCACGTCCTGCAGACCACCGTGCACCACAGCGTCTTCGACGGCTGGTCCATGGACGTCTACGGTCGCGACCTCGGCATCGCCTACCGCGCGGCACGCACCGGAACGGCTCCCGCGTGGCGCGACCTGCCGGTTGGTTACGCGGATTTCGCCGCGTGGCAACGGGAAGCGCTCTCCGGTGCGGCTACCGAGGCCCTCTCGGCACACTGGCGCGAAGTCCTGGACGGGGCCCCGCAGGTGCTGGAGCTGCTGACCGACCGGCCCCGCCCGCCGGTGCCGTCGCAGCGCGGCGGCACGGTCGGGTTCACGGTCCCGGCCGCGACCGCCGAGGCGCTGCGGGCGCTGTCGCGGGAGCACGGCGCGTCGTTGTTCATGACGACGCTCGCGGCGTACCAGGTGCTGCTGGGCCGCTACGGGCAGACCGGCGACGTCGTGGTCGGCGTCCCCACCGCCGGGCGCACCCGCCCGGAGCTGGAGGACCTGATCGGGTTCTTCGTGAACTCGCTGCCGCTGCGCGCGGACGTGCGCCGCGAACGGACGTTCACGCAGCTACTGGCCTCGACCCGCGAAGCCGTGCTGGACGCCTTCGCCCACCAAGACCTGCCGTTCGAGAAGCTGGTGGAAGACCTGGCCCCGGAACGGGACCTCAGCCGCAACCCGATCGTGCAGACCTGGTTCGACCTGTTCACGCCCCGCACCACCCTGCACGTCGACGGCGCGCGCGCCGAACGGTTCGTCCCGCCCTGGACCACCACCCGGTTCGACCTGGAACTGCACCTGCTCGACCAGCCCGACGGCACGCTCACCGGGCAGCTGGTCTACGCGGTCGACCTGTTCGAGCGGACCACGGCGGAACGGTTCGCCCGGCACTACCGCACCCTGCTCGAAGCGGTGGCCACCGATCCCGGGCGGGCACTGCGGGACGTCACCTTCTCCGACACCGGCGAACGCGAGCGGCTGCTGCGCGGCTGGAACGACACCGCGACCGGCGACGACCTGGACGGCACGGTCACCGACGCGTTCGAACGCCAGGCCGCCGCGATGCCGGACGCGCTCGCCCTGGTGAGTGGTGACGAGCGAGTGACCTTCGGCGAGCTGAACGCCCGCGCCAACCGGATCGCCTGGGCCCTGCGCGAACACGGCGTCGGCGCGGACGACGTGGTCGGGCTGTTCCTGCCGCGCGGCACGGACCTGATCGTCGGGTTGCTGGGCGTGCTCAAGGCGGGCGGCGCCTACCTGCCGCTGGACTGGGAACTGCCCGACGACCGCCTGCACTACATGCTCGGCAACGCGGGCACCACTTTGGCGGTCACCGACGACGACCTGGCCGCCCGCCTCCCCGACGGCGTGCGGCCGGTGCTGCCCGGCGCTTTCCCCGGCACGAACCCGCCGCGCACCACCACCGCCGACAACCTGATCTACGTCATCTACACCTCCGGGTCGACCGGGCGCCCCAAGGGCGTGGCCATGACGCACCGGCCGCTGCGGAACCTGATCGGCTGGCAGCTCGGCCGGTGCGGGGTCGCCGGGCCCACCCTCCAGTTCTCCGCGATCAACTTCGACATCTCGTTCCAGGAGCTGTTCACCAGCTGGCTGGGCGGCGAGCCGGTCACGCTGGTCACCGAGCAGCAGCGCCGCGACGGCGCTCAGCTGCTCGACGTCATGGTGGCCACGGGTGTCCGCCGGCTGTTCTGCCCGCCGATGGTGCTGGAGCAGATCGCCCAGGCGGCCGCCGACCGCGAGGTGCTGCCGCCGCTGGCGGAGATCCAGACCGCGGGGGAGCAGCTCCACCTCGGCGACGAGATCCTGGACCTGCTCGACCGGCTGCCGGGCGTCCGCGTCGACAACCAGTACGGGCCCACCGAGGCGCACGTGATCACCGCGCACCTGCTGACCGGCGACCCGTACGCGTGGCCCGCCGCCCCGCCGGTCGGCGGGCCGATCGCCAACACCCGGGTGTACGTGCTCGACGAGGACCTGCGGCCGGTCCCGGTCGGCATCCCCGGCGAGGTGTACGTCGGCGGTGTCTGCCTGGCACGCGGCTACCTCAACCGCAGCGACCTGACGGCCGACCGGTTCGTGCCGGACCCGTTCGGCACCGAGCCGGGCGGACGCCTCTACCGGACCGGGGACGTGGCCAGCTGGGGCGACGACGGCGCGCTGCGGTTCCACGGCCGCGCCGACGACCAGGTCAAGATCCGCGGCTACCGGATCGAACCGGGCGAGATCGAGGCCGTGCTGGCCGGCCACCCCGGTGTCCGCGAGGCCGCGGTGGTGCCGGTCGAGCTCGTCGCGGGGGACCTGCGGCTGGCCGCTTACGTGGTCGCCGCCGGGGAACCGCCTGCCGACCACGCGCTGCGGGCCTATCTGGAGCAGCAGCTGCCGGACTACATGGTGCCCGGCTACCTGATGTTCCTGCCGGCGTTGCCGTTGACCGGCCCCGGCAAGCTGGACCGCAAGGCGCTGCCCCGGCCGGATCGGGAGGCGGGTGCGGTGCGCGGCTACACCGCCCCGCGCACCCGCGCCGAGGCCGCGATGGCGGAGATCTGGACGGCGGTCACCGGCCTGCCCCGCGTCGGCGTGCACGACGACTTCTTCGAGCTCGGCGGCCATTCGCTGCTGGCCACCCGGGTGATCGCCCGGGTGAACCGCGAGTTCGGCATCGACCTGCCGTTGCGCGCGATCTTCAGCCACCGCACGGTGGCCCGGCTCACCGCCGCCGTGCACGGCGGCCCGGCCGCCGCGCCCACTCGCCCGCCGCTCAAGCCGCGCGACGCCGACGGGCCCGCGGTGCCGTCGTTCGCCCAGCAGCGGCTGTGGTTCATCGACCGGCTCCAGCCGGGGTCGGTCGCCTACGTCATGCCGGACACCACCTACCGGATCCGGGGACCGCTGGACCCGGTGACGCTGCAATCCGCTCTGCACAGGGTGTTCGAGCGCCAGGCCGTGCTGCGGTCCCGGTTCACCGAGGTCGGCGGGCAGCCCCGGCTGGTGTTCGACGACCCGGCCACGATCCCGCTCGGGCACCTGGACCTCAGCGGTGAACCCGACCCGCAGGCCGCGGCGCTGGACTTCACCCTGGCCGCCGCCCGCGAGCCGTTCACGCTGACCGAGCCGCTGGTGCGGGTGACGCTGCTGCGTCTGGGCGAGCACGACCACGTCCTCCAGATGACCGTGCACCACAGTGTGTTCGACGGCTGGTCGATGCGCGTGTTCGAGGAGGACCTCAGCGCCGCGCTGCGGAGCGGGGAGCCCGGGTGGGAGCCGCTCGCGGTCGACTACGCCGACTTCGCCGCGTGGCAACGGGAAACCCTCACCGAAGACGTCATCGCGGCGCACGCCGCGTACTGGCGCGACCGGCTGGCGGGGGCGCCACCCGCACTCGAACTGTGCACGGACAAGCCCCGCCCGCCGTTGCCGTCGCACCGGGGCGCCACCGTCCGGTTCACGCTGCCCGCCGCACTGGTGACCCGCCTGCGTGAGCTCGCCCGGCGGCACGACGCCACGCTGTTCATGCTCACCGTCGCCGCCTACCAGGTGCTGCTCGGCCGGTACGCGGCGAGCGACGACGTGGTCGTCGGCTGCCCGTCCGCCGGCCGCGACCTGCCGGAGCTGGAGCCGCTGGTCGGGTTCTTCGTCAACTCGGTGCCGCTGCGCGCCGACCTGTCCGGCGACCCGCAGTTCACGCGGCTGCTGGCCCAGGTCCGCGACACCACCCTCGACGCGTTCGCCCACCAGGAGCTGCCGTTCGAACGGCTGGTGGAGGAACTGGCGCCGCCGCGTGACCTGAGCCGCAACCCGGTGATCCAGGCGTGGTTCGACCTGTTCACCCCCGCCTGCGCGCTGCGGGTGGACGGGGCGAGCACCGAGCGGTTCACCCCGCGCTGGGCCACCACCCGGTTCGACCTGGAGCTGCACCTGGTCGAGGACGCCGACGGCGGGGTCACCGGCGACCTGGTCCACGCGCTCGACCTGTTCGACGACGCCACGATGGCGGGTTTTGCCGAGCACTACGCCACCCTGCTCGGGGCGGTCGCCGATGCACCCGAGCGGCCACTGAGCGGGCTCGCCGTCGCCGGACAGTCCGAAGTGGACCGTGTGCGCGGCTGGAACGACGCCAGTGCGCTGCCGGAGCCCGCGACCGAAACGGTGGTGGAGCGGTTCGCGCGCACCGCGCGGCGCACCCCGGACGCGGTCGCGCTGATCGCCGGGAGCACCCGGCTGACCTACCGCGAGACCGCCGCGCGGGCCGCCCGGATCGCCGGCGCGCTGGCCGCGCGGGGCGCCGGGCCGGAAACGCTGGTCGCGGTGTGCCTGCGCCGCACCGCCGACCTGCCGGTCACCCTGCTGGCCGTGGCCACCGCGGGCGCGGGCTACGTGACCCTCGACCCCGCCCACCCGGCCGGCCGGCGGCACAGCCTGACCGCGGACTCCGGCGCGCTGCTGGTGATCGCGGAGGACGACGACGGCTATCCGGCCCCGGTCGTCGCGGTCGCGGACCTGGAGCGGGCGCCTGCCGCGCCGGTCACGCCGGCCGGGCCGGGCAACGCGCTCTACGTCGTCTACACCTCCGGGTCGACCGGCCGCCCCAAGGGCGTGGTCATGCAGCACGGCCCGACCGCGACGCTCATGCGCTGGGCCGAGGACCGCTACCCGCGGCAGCCGGTGTCCCTGCAGTACTTCCCGGTGACTTCGGACGTGTGCAGCTACGAGCTGTGGTCGACGTGGTGGACCGGCGGGTGCGCGGTGCTCGCGGACGAGGACGACCGGCTCGATCCGGACCGGGTGGCCGCGCTGATCGAGCGGCACGGGATCACCACCGTCCTGCTGCCCGGCGCGATGCTGGACGAGGTGGCCGCCCGCCGGCCGCGCGGCCTGCGTCAGGTGATCACCACCGGCGACCGGCTCGCGATCACCGACGCCATCCGCGAGCTCGGCGTGCCGGTGGACAACCAGTGGGGATCCACCGAGGTCAACGTGGTCACCGCGGAACGGCTCAGCCCGCCGTCGGACGCCTGGCCCGACGCGCCGGGCATCGGCGTCCCGGTGTCCGAGGGCCGGATCCACGTCCTCGACGAGCGGCTGCGGCCGGTGCCGGTGGGCGTGCCGGGTGAGCTGTACGTCGGCGGGCCGCAGGCCGCGCGGGGATACCTCGGCCGGCCCGATCTCACCGCGGCGGTGTTCCTGCCCGATCCGTTCGCGGGTCCCGGCGCCCGGATGTACCGGACCGGAGACCGAGGGCGGTGGCGGCCGGACGGGACCCTGGAGTTCCTGGGCCGGACGGACTTCCAGCTCAAGGTGCACGGCTACCGGGTCGAACCGGGGGAGATCGAGGCCGTGCTGCGCGACCACCCGGCCGTGCACCGGGCGGTGGTCGTCGCGCACCCCACCGGCACCGGGCCGCGCCTGGCCGGCTACGCATCGCCGGATGCCGGGCAGGAGGTGAGCGAGGGCGAACTGCGCGAGCACCTGCGCCGCCGCCTGCCCGATCAGCTCGTCCCCGACGCCCTGCTCGTCCTGCCGCGGCTGCCGGTCACGGGCACCGGCAAGGTCGACCGCGCCGCCCTGCCCGTGCCCGCCTTCGGGGCGGCCGGATCCGCGGCCCCGCGCCACGAAACCGATGAACGGGTGCTCGCGGTGTGGCGGGAGGTCCTCGGCCGGGACGACATCGGGGTGCGGGACAGCTTCTTCGACCTCGGCGGCCATTCACTGCTGTGCGTGCAGGTGCTGACCCGGGTCAGCCAGGAGTTCGCCGTCGACCTGCCGTTGAGCTCGATGTTCAGCCACCGCACGGTCGCCGAGCTGGCGGACCTGATCGCCACGACCGGCACCTCGGCGCGGCCGCTGCGGCCCGCGCCCGAAGGCACCCGGCCGGTGCCGTCGTCGGCGCAGCAGCGGCTGTGGTTCCTGGAACAACTGCAGCCGGGCATGCCCGCGTACCTCGTGCACTGCACCTACCGGCTGCACGGCCCGCTCGACGCGGACGCACTGGCCCGCGCCTTCGCCCAGGTCCAGCTGCGGCACTCGGTCCTGCGGTCGCACCTGCCCGACGAGCGGACCGTGGTCGTCGACCCCGAGCCGGTCCCGCTGGAGATCGTGGACGTCAGCGGCGCGCCCGACCCGCGCGGGGCGGCGCACGACCGGGCCGCCGAATCCGCCGCGCCCCCGTTCGACCTGGCCACGGGACCGCTGGTCCGCGGCACGCTGTTCCGGCTCGGCACCGACGACCACGTCCTGCACATCGTGGTGCACCACGTGGTGTTCGACGGCGTGTCCCGCCGGATCCTCACCCGGGACCTCGCCGCGGCCTACCGGGCCGAGGCACTGCCCGCCCTGCCGGTCCAGTACGCCGACTACGCGGCCTGGCAACGGGAAACCCTCGCCACCGGGGACCAGGTCGCCTACTGGCGGACCGCGCTGCGCGACGCCCCGCCCGCGATCGAACTGGCCACCGACCACCCGCGCCCGCCCGTGCCGTCCGCGCGCGGGGCCTCGGTCGCGTTCACCATCCCGGAACCGACCAACACCGCACTGCGCGCACTGGCCGGCACACACCGGGCCACGCTGTTCATGACGACGCTCGCCGCGTTTCAGGTCCTGCTCGGCCGGTACGCGCGCACGGACGACGTGGTGGTCGGCTGTCCCACCGCCAACCGGACCCGCGCCGAGGTGGCGAACCTGGTCGGGTTCTTCGTCAACGTCCTGCCGCTGCGCGCGGATCTGTCCGGGGCGCCGACGTTCGCCCGCCTGCTCGACGCCGTCCGCGACACCACCCTCGCCGGGTTCGCCCACCAGGACCTGCCGTTCGAGCAGCTCGTCGAGGAACTCGCGCCACCGCGCGACCTGAGCCGCAACCCCGTCGTCCAGGTGTGGTTCCAGCTGTTCGAGACCGATGCGCTGGACGAGCTGACCCTGCCGGGGGTGCGGGTGTCCCCGTTCCTGGAAGAGGCGCGGACCACCCGGTTCGACCTCGAGCTGCACCTGCTCACCGGCCCGGGCGGCACGCTCACCGCCGAGCTGGTGTACGCGACCGACCTGTTCGAGGCGGGCACCATGCGCCGGTTCGCCGCCCACTACGCCACCCTGCTCGACGAGATCGCCGGCGACGCCGACCGGCCGGTGCCGGACATCCCGGTCGCGAACCCGGCGGAACTGCACCAGGTGCTCGCCGGGTGGAACGACACGGCGGAGGCGTTCGGCGAGGCCACCCTCGCCGAACGCTTCGAAGACCAGGTCCGCCGCACCCCGGACGCCCTCGCCGTGGTCGGCGCGCAGCGGTACACCTACGCCGAGCTCAACGCCCGCGCCAACCGCCTCGCCGCCCTGCTGCGGGAGCGTGGCGCGGGGCCGGACGACGTGGTCGCCGTCGCGCTCCCGCGCGGGGCCGACCTGGTGACGGCCCTGCTGGGCGTGGTCAAGGCGGGTGCGGCGTACCTGCCGGTGGACCCGGCCCTGCCCGCCGGCCGGGTCACGGCCATGCTCGAGCGCGCCAAGGCGAAGCTGGTCGTCGGCCACAGTGGGATCCAGCCGGGGGACAGCGACCCCTACCCGGCAGGCAACCCGCCTCGCACGTCCACTGTGGACAACCTGGTGTACGTCATCCACACCTCCGGCTCCACCGGCACGCCCAAGGGCGTGGCGCTGGGCATGCGGTCGTTGCTCAACCTGGTCGACTGGCACCACCGCACGTACCGCCCCGGCCCCGCCGACGTGGTCACGCAGGTCGCCAGCCCGTCCTTCGACGCCGCCGGCTGGGAGATCTGGCCCGCACTGCTGTCCGGCGCGTGCCTGCACATCCCTCCGGACGAAACCGTCCAGGTGCCGTCCGCGCTGGCGAAGCACTTCGCGGACGCGGGGACCACGATGGCGTTCGTCCCCACGCCGCTCGCCGAAGCGCTCATGACCGAGCCGGCGGCCCCGGCCCTGCGCGTCCTGCTCACCGGCGGCGACGCCCTGCGCGCCCACCCCGGTGCCGACCCCGGCGTGCCGGTGGTCAACCACTACGGCCCCACCGAGAACGCGGTCGTCGCGACGGCCACCGGCGTGCTCGTTCCGCCGTGGGAGGTGCCGCCGATCGGAGCGCCGATCGCCAACGTCCGCGCGTACGTCCTCGACGACGCGCTGCGTCCCGTCGGGGCGGGCATGCCCGGCGAACTCTGCCTCGGCGGGGTCGGCGTGGCCCGCGGCTACGTCGGTGACCCGGCGGCGACGGCCGAGCGGTTCGTCCCCGACCCGTTCGGCGAGCCCGGCGCCCGGCTGTACCGCACCGGCGACCTGGTGCGGTGGCTGCCGACGGGGACGCTGCAGTTCCTCGGCCGGATCGACGACCAGATCAAGGTCCACGGCTACCGGATCGAGCCCGGCGAAGTCGAGGCTGCGCTGCTGACGTGTCCCGGGGTCACCGCCGCCGTCGTCGCGGTCTCCGGCGAACAGCTCGCCGGCTACCTCGTCGGCGACCCGCCCGAGCCCGCGCAGCTGCGCGCCCGGCTCGCGGAAATCCTGCCCCGGCACATGATCCCGGCCGTGTTCGGCACGCTCGACCGGGTGCCGCGCACCCGGTCCGGCAAGGTCGACCGCCGCGCGCTGCCCGCGCTGCACCGGCAGTCGGAGACGGAGGTGGCGCCGCGCGATCCCGTGGAGGAGGCGATCGCCGGCATCTGGGCCGAGGTGCTGGGCGTCGAGCGGGTTTCGGTGCACGACGACTTCTTCGACCTGGGCGGGCACTCGCTGCTCGGCACCCGGGTCGTCGTCCGGATCGAGGACGCCTTCGGTGTCCGGCTGCCGATGCGGGTGGTGTTCGAGCGGCGGACCGTCGCCGAGCTCGCCACCGAGGTCACCGCGGCCGTCCGGGCGGAGATCGAGCAGATGCCGGACGAGCAGGTCACGACCGAGCTGCGGTGA
- a CDS encoding DegT/DnrJ/EryC1/StrS family aminotransferase, with translation MVTDADAGQFAVPYLGIGTVIDDRELAAVREVLSSGLPLSQGVWRERFEERFAEHIGVRHAVSVTSGTVALELVIRLLDLGPGDEVITTPQTYQATIQPLLDTGAVVRFADVRADTANIDPDRVAALITPRTKAIMLVHYGGLPADMDAIMRMADEHGIVVVEDAAHALGARYHGRPAGGLGHIGCFSFHSSKNISTLGEGGMITLDRDDWARRLRLVRGNQADLLLTAAGTAFGDSTSPPPGALFPGDAYTHECFGVRRAGTNATLSEAAAAVGLVQLDKLPGLTARRRAVAARLTAELAEFEEVRVQPVPAGVAHAYHLFTCYVDPARIDRDELVRCLAAEGVQTFLRYFPLHLLPEWRARGHRLGECPVAERQWFAEHLNLPCHPGLSDEQVELLTTALGCALRKVIRR, from the coding sequence GTGGTGACCGATGCGGACGCCGGGCAGTTCGCGGTGCCGTACCTGGGCATCGGCACCGTCATCGACGACCGGGAGCTGGCGGCGGTGCGGGAGGTGCTGTCCTCCGGGCTGCCGCTGTCGCAGGGCGTGTGGCGGGAGCGGTTCGAGGAACGGTTCGCCGAGCACATCGGCGTGCGGCACGCGGTGTCGGTGACCAGCGGCACGGTTGCGCTGGAACTGGTGATCCGGCTGCTGGACCTCGGGCCGGGGGATGAGGTGATCACCACCCCGCAGACCTACCAGGCCACCATCCAGCCGCTGCTGGACACCGGCGCCGTGGTGCGCTTCGCGGACGTCCGCGCGGACACCGCCAACATCGACCCGGACCGGGTCGCCGCGCTGATCACGCCCCGCACCAAGGCGATCATGCTCGTCCACTACGGCGGGCTGCCCGCGGACATGGACGCGATCATGCGGATGGCCGACGAGCACGGGATCGTCGTGGTCGAGGACGCCGCGCACGCCCTCGGCGCCCGCTACCACGGTCGCCCCGCCGGCGGGCTCGGCCACATCGGCTGCTTCAGCTTCCACTCCAGCAAGAACATCTCCACGCTGGGCGAGGGCGGCATGATCACCCTGGACCGGGACGACTGGGCGCGGCGGCTGCGGCTCGTCCGGGGCAACCAGGCCGACCTGCTGCTCACCGCGGCCGGCACCGCCTTCGGCGACTCCACCAGCCCACCACCGGGGGCGTTGTTCCCCGGCGACGCCTACACCCACGAGTGCTTCGGGGTGCGGCGGGCGGGCACCAACGCCACCCTCAGCGAGGCCGCCGCCGCGGTCGGCCTGGTCCAGCTGGACAAGCTGCCCGGGCTGACCGCCCGGCGCCGGGCGGTCGCGGCCCGGCTGACCGCCGAGCTCGCGGAGTTCGAGGAAGTCCGCGTCCAGCCCGTCCCCGCCGGGGTGGCGCACGCCTACCACCTGTTCACCTGCTACGTCGACCCGGCGCGGATCGACCGCGACGAGCTGGTCCGCTGCCTGGCCGCCGAAGGAGTGCAGACCTTCCTGCGGTACTTCCCGCTGCACCTGCTGCCGGAGTGGCGGGCCCGCGGCCACCGCCTCGGCGAGTGCCCGGTCGCGGAACGGCAGTGGTTCGCCGAGCACCTGAACCTGCCGTGCCACCCGGGCCTGTCCGACGAGCAGGTGGAGCTGCTGACCACGGCGCTCGGCTGCGCGCTGCGCAAGGTGATCCGCCGGTGA